A portion of the Juglans microcarpa x Juglans regia isolate MS1-56 chromosome 1D, Jm3101_v1.0, whole genome shotgun sequence genome contains these proteins:
- the LOC121249706 gene encoding peptidyl-prolyl cis-trans isomerase CYP40-like, producing MVNSNPRCYLDISIGGELDGRVVVELYKDVVPKTAENFRALCTGEKGIGPNTGVPLHYKGVCFHRVIKGFMIQGGDISAGDGTGGESIYGLKFEDEKLDLKHERKGMLSMANTGPNTNGSQFFITTTRTSHLDGKHVVFGKVIKGMGVVRTIEHVTTREGDYPTQEVVIMDCGEIPEGEDDGISNFFKDGDAYADWPADLDAKPDEISWWMRAVDDIKNFGNEHYKKQDYKMALRKYRKALRYLDVCWEKEDIDEEKSASLRKTKSQIFTNSSACKLKLGDLKGALLDTDFAMRDGEDNVKALFRQGQAHMALNDIDSAVESFRKALELEPNDGSIKKELAAARKKIADRHDQEKKAYSKMFQ from the exons atggtgaaCTCCAACCCCCGGTGCTACTTGGACATAAGCATAGGAGGAGAGCTAGATGGGAGGGTAGTGGTGGAACTCTACAAGGATGTGGTTCCCAAAACCGCCGAGAATTTCAGGGCTCTCTGTACCGGCGAGAAGGGCATTGGCCCTAACACCGGTGTTCCCCTCCACTACAAG GGGGTCTGTTTTCATCGTGTCATCAAAGGTTTTATGATACAAGGTGGAGACATATCGGCTGGGGATGGCACTGGCGGAGAATCTATTTACGGCTTGAAATTTGAGGATGAGAAACTTGACCTCAAACATGAAAGAAAAGGAATGCTATCAATGGCTAACACCGGACCTAACACCAATGGATCCCAGTTCTTCATCACGACGACTCGCACTTCTCATCTAGATGGCAAGCATGTTGTATTTGGGAAGGTAATTAAAGGAATGGGTGTGGTTCGGACTATTGAGCATGTTACTACTAGAGAGGGTGATTATCCCACTCAAGAAGTAGTAATTATGGATTGTGGAGAGATTCCTGAGGGGGAAGATGATGGAATATCTAACTTCTTTAAAGATGGTGATGCTTATGCTGACTGGCCAGCTGACCTTGATGCCAAACCAGATGAAATTTCTTGGTGGATGAGGGCTGTAGATGACattaaaaattttggaaatgaGCATTACAAG AAGCAAGACTATAAGATGGCTCTCAGAAAATATCGTAAAGCTTTGCGCTACTTGGATGTATGCTGGGAAAAGGAAGACATTGATGAAG AGAAAAGTGCATCCTTGCGGAAGACAAAGTCCCAGATATTTACAAATAGTTCT GCTTGTAAATTGAAATTAGGAGATCTAAAAGGAGCATTGTTGGACACAGACTTCGCTATGCGAGATGGGGAAGATAATGTGAAAGCTTTGTTTCGCCAAGGCCAG GCACATATGGCGTTAAATGACATAGACTCTGCAGTTGAAAGCTTCAGGAAGGCATTAGAATTGGAGCCAAACGATG GAAGCATAAAGAAAGAGCTTGCTGCTGCAAGGAAGAAG ATTGCTGATAGACACGATCAGGAAAAAAAGGCCTACTCTAAAATGTTTCAGTAG
- the LOC121249812 gene encoding peroxidase 10-like has translation MDQNPPSLFFVTFFGLLLLSPHVSCQLDYKFYASTCPNLAKIVRYSVWSAIANDTRMAASLLRLHFHDCFVNGCDASVLLDDTGATKGEKNAFPNKNSARGYEVIDTIKTNLEKACPSTVSCADVLTLAAREAVYLAGGSYWDVPLGRRDGTTASESEANNLPGPFEPLENITAKFTSKGLDVKDVVVLSGAHTIGFAQCFTFKSRLFKFADGKPDPTLDASLLQTLQSTCPENDADSDTKLSPLDSVTSKNFDNIYYKNLVNNSGLLQSDQALMGDNKTASMVINYSKFSYLFYRDFAASMVKMASIGVLTGQSGEIRKNCRVVN, from the exons ATGGATCAAAACCCCCCTAGTCTTTTCTTTGTAACCTTCTTTGGCCTCTTACTCCTAAGTCCTCATGTATCCTGTCAACTTGATTACAAATTCTATGCCTCCACTTGTCCGAACCTGGCAAAGATTGTTCGATACAGTGTATGGTCAGCCATTGCAAATGATACTAGGATGGCAGCCTCTCTGTTGCGGCTTCACTTCCATGATTGTTTTGTCAAT GGATGTGACGCGTCAGTTTTGCTCGATGATACTGGCGCAACTAAAGGGGAGAAGAATGCGTTCCCTAATAAAAATTCAGCTAGAGGTTATGAGGTCATTGACACAATAAAGACCAATTTGGAGAAAGCTTGCCCATCCACTGTTTCCTGTGCTGATGTGCTAACTCTTGCAGCAAGAGAGGCTGTTTATCTT GCTGGAGGATCCTATTGGGATGTACCCTTGGGTCGTCGAGATGGCACAACAGCAAGTGAGAGTGAAGCTAACAACTTGCCAGGCCCCTTTGAGCCCTTGGAAAACATCACTGCAAAATTCACTTCAAAGGGGCTTGATGTAAAGGATGTAGTCGTGCTATCAG GTGCGCACACTATTGGGTTCGCTCAATGCTTTACATTCAAGTCAAGGCTCTTCAAATTTGCTGATGGTAAACCTGATCCAACACTGGATGCATCCCTCCTACAAACTTTGCAAAGCACATGCCCAGAAAATGATGCTGATTCTGACACCAAATTGTCTCCCTTGGATTCAGTCACTTCGAAAAATTTTGATAACATCTATTACAAAAACCTTGTGAACAATTCTGGGCTACTTCAGTCAGACCAAGCTCTTATGGGGGACAATAAGACCGCTTCAATGGTCATTAACTATAGCAAGTTCTCTTATCTTTTCTACAGGGATTTTGCAGCATCAATGGTGAAGATGGCCAGCATAGGTGTGCTTACAGGACAGAGTGGAGAGATTAGAAAAAACTGTAGAGTGGTGAACTAA